Proteins encoded together in one Prevotella scopos JCM 17725 window:
- a CDS encoding SusE domain-containing protein, giving the protein MKSIIKSSLLLCAGVALFSACDKDLDNNPVLQSPKTFVLNTPAYAAQTIDLKVAESLKFTWSQPEYGFPVAAEYGMQFSTTNTWTKSVDAVVDMDAERGNYAAVGSPTGTASTSVPAADLATAIQKMERYEETTVPATQELYARVYSLVNGDTIYSNPVKMSVAPYYIELSDAPVETWYLVGGNFGDGSWGNSQVVPLLPMEGQEYDKKTGKGVISWTGYLSTAGFKLKKNPENWDAGQVGQGASYGEFLYNDGGSSDIKVPTAGYYTITFDTKNVKLTIAEYTGATPTVYNSMGLPGKHDSWNAAGTPMTAQTTVVENHDWKATVTFNEKSTGADGEGCKFAANGTWDVNWGSEAFPYGVATKGGKNVRNGKGTYTVYFNDITGQYSFVKQ; this is encoded by the coding sequence ATGAAATCAATAATTAAGTCATCGTTGCTGTTGTGTGCAGGTGTGGCACTGTTCTCTGCCTGTGACAAGGACCTGGACAATAATCCAGTTCTTCAGTCACCAAAGACATTTGTTCTGAACACACCAGCTTACGCTGCACAAACAATAGATTTAAAGGTTGCTGAGAGCCTGAAGTTCACATGGTCGCAGCCTGAATATGGTTTCCCTGTAGCTGCTGAATATGGTATGCAGTTCTCAACTACCAACACTTGGACAAAGTCTGTGGACGCTGTTGTTGATATGGATGCTGAACGTGGTAACTATGCTGCTGTTGGTTCGCCAACAGGTACAGCTTCTACCTCTGTTCCTGCAGCTGATCTTGCAACGGCTATTCAGAAGATGGAACGCTATGAGGAGACTACTGTCCCTGCAACACAGGAACTCTACGCACGTGTTTACTCATTAGTAAATGGTGATACAATCTACTCTAACCCTGTAAAGATGAGTGTTGCTCCTTATTATATTGAGCTTTCTGACGCTCCTGTTGAGACTTGGTATCTCGTCGGTGGTAACTTCGGTGATGGCTCATGGGGTAATAGTCAGGTGGTTCCATTGTTGCCAATGGAAGGCCAGGAGTATGATAAGAAGACAGGTAAGGGCGTAATTTCTTGGACTGGTTATCTGTCAACAGCAGGCTTCAAACTGAAGAAGAACCCAGAGAATTGGGATGCTGGTCAGGTTGGTCAGGGCGCAAGCTATGGCGAGTTCCTTTATAATGATGGCGGTTCTTCTGATATCAAGGTTCCAACAGCTGGTTACTATACCATTACTTTTGATACTAAGAATGTGAAACTGACAATCGCAGAGTACACTGGTGCTACACCTACTGTTTACAACTCTATGGGTCTTCCTGGTAAGCATGACAGCTGGAATGCTGCAGGAACACCAATGACTGCACAGACAACTGTTGTAGAGAATCATGATTGGAAGGCTACTGTGACCTTCAATGAGAAGTCTACTGGTGCTGATGGTGAGGGCTGTAAGTTCGCTGCTAACGGTACTTGGGACGTAAACTGGGGTTCTGAAGCATTCCCATATGGTGTTGCAACGAAGGGCGGTAAGAATGTTCGCAATGGTAAGGGTACTTACACTGTTTACTTCAACGACATCACAGGTCAGTATTCTTTCGTAAAGCAGTAA
- a CDS encoding desulfoferrodoxin family protein, with translation MAKRNELYKCSESGQIVEVLVDGECGVAGMEHVVENTTDAATEKHVPVVEKIEGGYRVTIGEVEHPMTEAHSILWIELVTNNNEVLRKYLEPTDRPVAEFKTDATEVYAREYCNLHGLWRSK, from the coding sequence ATGGCAAAAAGAAACGAATTATATAAGTGTTCAGAGAGTGGTCAGATCGTTGAAGTATTGGTAGACGGTGAGTGTGGTGTTGCTGGTATGGAGCATGTAGTTGAGAATACTACTGATGCTGCAACAGAGAAGCACGTACCAGTTGTTGAGAAGATTGAAGGTGGCTACCGCGTAACAATTGGTGAGGTTGAGCACCCAATGACAGAGGCGCACTCTATCCTTTGGATTGAGTTGGTAACTAATAACAACGAGGTTCTCCGCAAGTATCTTGAGCCCACAGACCGCCCTGTAGCTGAGTTTAAGACTGATGCAACTGAGGTTTACGCACGTGAGTACTGCAATCTCCATGGTCTTTGGCGTTCAAAGTAA
- a CDS encoding DUF4974 domain-containing protein — protein MNNKQSEEKQRIFLNMLDHPEKYTTKEIETLLADEEISSFASNLAMTKRAMKLHEDEDIDVNTEWERFAIEHSIPQRRNWKRIAASTIGIIFISGLAFAATVQLGILPFFNSKEEVETHPKTPHLTATDSIKKVQAERQAVSDSLSRVLLHKTDSIPPQPIVFEDTSLKTIVDAMAAYYHVDVKALNPVSTHIRLYFKWDRQCSLQQNIELLNAFDRVKVSYSDNTLTIE, from the coding sequence ATGAACAACAAGCAATCAGAAGAGAAACAAAGGATATTCCTCAACATGCTGGACCATCCTGAGAAATACACCACGAAAGAGATAGAAACACTGCTTGCGGATGAGGAGATAAGCTCGTTTGCATCCAATCTGGCTATGACTAAACGTGCAATGAAACTTCATGAAGATGAGGACATAGACGTGAATACCGAGTGGGAACGCTTTGCGATAGAACATTCTATACCACAAAGACGTAACTGGAAGCGGATTGCGGCATCTACTATCGGTATCATCTTTATATCAGGCTTGGCGTTTGCTGCTACAGTTCAGTTGGGTATTCTGCCTTTCTTTAATAGTAAAGAGGAGGTTGAAACACACCCAAAAACTCCTCATCTAACGGCTACAGACTCTATAAAGAAGGTGCAGGCAGAACGCCAAGCAGTTTCAGACAGCCTTAGCCGAGTACTCCTTCACAAGACAGATAGTATTCCTCCGCAACCTATTGTGTTTGAGGATACATCTTTGAAGACCATCGTTGATGCTATGGCAGCATATTATCATGTCGACGTGAAAGCACTAAATCCTGTATCAACACACATCCGCCTCTACTTCAAATGGGATAGGCAGTGTAGTCTTCAACAGAATATAGAACTGCTGAATGCCTTTGACCGCGTAAAAGTTAGCTATTCTGATAACACATTAACAATAGAGTAA
- a CDS encoding outer membrane beta-barrel family protein, which yields MERYLIILLLLIGSHGVSAQRISRQYNNVSMAQALKELNQLQNRYTVNFIYNDLEDFRITTNIRNKSVPDAIGQLIGFYPIRMTCRGDVIMVECTHKTRRHLTGKVIDETGQPVPYANVLLLSVVDSSAISGGVSNESGVFVVPFEPSKVIARISYVGYKPVYRTFSTEQAGIIQLQPDALKLKEVTIKTSHPLYKQTNGGMSINVENSLLSKLGTAMDVLGQLPRVTTNGDNVQVFAKGTPLIYVNNRRISDMKELTELKSDNIKSVEVITSPGAQYDAQVQSVIRIKTIRRQADGLSFHNDTRIEYNGQWTGSEATKFTYRTKHWELFNNITWMNYKDQEKNYLCSQIHTSREDIETQQHIRYESNHNILSENIGASYLINDSNTIGGAYRYYTDYHMDGSIDNNQNIYKNGTLEGTIAQKGDVEVRVPARHQADLYYVGQLGKLSIDFNASYMSIGTKERHVQSEHSNEFPNREVHSTGNQHSNLWAGKLVLSHPLWGGNIYWGTELSSTNSRGDFNNKEQIVAASETNIKERYHALFTEYTHSFGNFILNTGLRYEHVTSNYYSFGVKQDDASKHYSNLFPSFSLSWNHEKCSFQLNYNSKIHRPSYRTLRNFIQYNNRYAYEGGNPELHPEQIHNVEINGIYRWLSLSIGYKYYKDVMFWTHKLYKNQAISFSSTYNYDHSENLYASISASPKFGIYQPTAEINYIQQRFHAPLDNGTLVKNNPCFVISLRNQFSFSKTFIARVDFRARTKIYDGFQTSNGWARMNLALRKTFYNNRLIFILSADDIFKSEREQWTLRGYGTTLDKDCYNYSRAVSLTITYNFNAKRSKYKGTGAGNAEKSRL from the coding sequence ATGGAAAGGTATCTTATTATTCTGCTACTCCTCATCGGCTCGCATGGAGTATCAGCCCAACGTATCAGTCGACAATATAATAATGTATCCATGGCACAGGCGTTGAAGGAGTTAAACCAACTGCAAAACCGATACACCGTAAACTTCATTTACAACGACTTAGAGGACTTCCGCATCACTACTAACATCAGGAATAAAAGTGTTCCAGATGCTATTGGACAACTCATAGGCTTCTATCCCATTCGGATGACATGTCGCGGAGACGTTATCATGGTGGAATGTACACACAAAACAAGGCGACATTTGACAGGAAAGGTCATTGATGAGACTGGACAGCCAGTACCTTACGCTAATGTTCTACTATTGTCTGTTGTCGACTCCAGTGCTATATCAGGTGGAGTTAGTAATGAGAGTGGTGTCTTCGTAGTACCATTTGAGCCATCAAAGGTCATCGCCCGCATTAGTTACGTGGGTTATAAACCAGTTTATCGTACCTTTTCAACAGAACAAGCAGGTATCATTCAGCTTCAACCCGATGCCTTAAAACTGAAGGAAGTGACCATTAAAACGTCCCATCCACTATACAAACAGACCAATGGAGGGATGAGTATCAACGTTGAAAATTCCCTTTTATCGAAATTAGGAACAGCTATGGATGTCTTAGGACAGCTCCCTCGTGTCACAACCAATGGTGATAATGTGCAGGTGTTTGCCAAGGGTACACCGCTTATATACGTCAATAATCGCAGAATAAGCGATATGAAAGAACTTACGGAACTAAAGTCTGACAACATAAAGAGTGTAGAAGTCATTACAAGTCCCGGTGCGCAATACGATGCACAAGTACAGTCTGTCATCCGAATCAAAACTATTCGTAGGCAAGCTGATGGTCTTAGCTTTCACAATGATACTCGGATAGAATACAATGGACAGTGGACAGGTTCGGAGGCAACCAAGTTTACCTATAGAACTAAGCACTGGGAGCTTTTCAATAACATCACTTGGATGAACTATAAAGACCAAGAGAAGAATTATCTCTGCTCTCAAATACATACCAGTAGAGAGGATATTGAGACGCAACAACATATCAGATACGAGAGTAACCATAATATCCTTTCTGAAAATATTGGTGCTTCTTATTTGATAAATGATAGCAATACCATCGGTGGAGCTTATCGTTATTACACCGACTATCACATGGATGGGTCTATAGATAACAACCAAAACATCTATAAGAATGGTACTTTAGAAGGAACAATAGCACAGAAAGGAGACGTGGAAGTGCGTGTTCCTGCTCGACATCAGGCAGACTTGTATTATGTGGGACAGCTTGGAAAACTTAGCATAGACTTCAATGCTTCTTACATGAGTATAGGCACAAAAGAAAGGCACGTCCAATCGGAACACTCCAACGAGTTCCCTAATCGTGAAGTACACTCCACGGGTAACCAACACAGCAACCTCTGGGCAGGGAAACTGGTTCTTAGTCACCCATTATGGGGCGGAAATATATACTGGGGAACGGAACTTTCCAGCACAAACTCACGTGGGGATTTCAATAACAAAGAGCAGATTGTAGCGGCATCAGAGACCAATATCAAGGAAAGGTATCATGCGCTATTCACTGAATATACCCATTCTTTCGGCAATTTCATACTTAACACAGGACTACGATATGAGCATGTAACCTCCAACTATTACTCTTTTGGAGTGAAACAAGACGATGCCAGTAAACATTACAGCAATCTCTTCCCTTCCTTTTCCCTATCATGGAATCATGAGAAATGTAGCTTTCAACTCAATTATAACAGTAAAATCCATCGTCCAAGCTACCGTACTCTGCGCAACTTCATACAGTATAACAATCGTTATGCCTATGAAGGGGGTAATCCGGAACTGCATCCTGAACAGATACACAACGTAGAAATAAACGGGATATATCGTTGGTTGAGTCTCTCGATAGGCTATAAGTACTACAAAGACGTGATGTTCTGGACCCATAAACTATACAAGAATCAGGCTATCTCATTCTCTTCAACCTACAACTACGACCATTCTGAGAACCTTTATGCAAGTATCTCGGCTTCTCCTAAGTTCGGAATCTACCAGCCAACAGCAGAAATCAATTATATCCAACAGCGTTTCCATGCACCATTAGATAATGGTACATTAGTAAAAAACAATCCCTGCTTTGTAATCTCACTACGTAATCAGTTTTCTTTCTCTAAGACTTTCATAGCAAGAGTTGACTTCAGAGCACGCACAAAGATATATGATGGTTTCCAAACATCCAATGGTTGGGCAAGGATGAATCTCGCCTTACGCAAAACATTCTACAATAATCGTCTAATATTCATACTCTCTGCGGACGATATCTTCAAGTCCGAACGAGAACAATGGACACTTCGTGGCTATGGAACAACATTAGACAAAGATTGCTACAACTACTCCCGCGCTGTCTCACTGACCATCACTTACAACTTTAATGCTAAGCGAAGTAAATACAAAGGTACGGGTGCTGGCAATGCAGAGAAGTCCAGATTGTAA
- a CDS encoding sigma-70 family RNA polymerase sigma factor, whose amino-acid sequence MIHENTDIERLFKRYYQPMYRVAKGILYDQDECKDVVSDVFAKVFEEGIILLPETEEGYLIRAVRNRCLNIIAHKDIRERTSKLLLNDAKTILSEHDETLLDRLMLLIEHLEPPIRRQILRLRHVQGLPFQRIADDLGVSRVTVYHHLSEAINIIKRQLNQAKQ is encoded by the coding sequence ATGATACATGAAAATACTGACATAGAAAGGCTTTTCAAGCGTTATTACCAACCGATGTATCGGGTGGCAAAAGGGATTCTCTACGATCAAGATGAATGTAAAGACGTGGTGAGTGATGTATTTGCCAAGGTCTTTGAAGAGGGTATAATACTGCTTCCAGAGACGGAGGAAGGCTATTTGATAAGGGCTGTCCGCAATCGTTGTCTGAATATTATTGCACATAAAGACATACGAGAAAGGACCTCAAAACTACTTTTGAATGATGCAAAGACTATTCTCTCCGAACATGACGAAACACTACTTGACCGCCTAATGCTACTCATTGAACATTTAGAGCCGCCTATTCGTCGTCAGATTCTACGCCTACGCCATGTGCAAGGACTACCCTTTCAGCGCATTGCCGATGACTTAGGAGTGAGCAGAGTAACTGTGTATCACCATCTTTCAGAGGCTATTAACATCATTAAAAGGCAACTTAACCAAGCAAAACAATGA
- a CDS encoding alpha-amylase family glycosyl hydrolase: MKRILTSLCTLFVCLSAISQGWPAGYGGVMLQGFYWDSFYDSQWTVLEKKANDFSGYFDLVWVPQSGKAAATKSMGYDPLYYFNQNSSFGTEAELRSMITTFKNKQIGTIADVVINHHGTNNGWFGFPAEVYKGVTYQNLSTDVCADDDGGAAATEARRTGTQLSQNNDDGEGWGGMRDLDHKSANVQKIVKAYENYLLNDLGYAGFRYDMVKGFAASHVGNYNTAANVTYSVGEYWDGNVNTVKAWIDGTGKRSAAFDFAFRYAVRDAINQNNWSVLSDSRPTGINVDNGTYKQYAVTFVENHDVQDRGTTSGYTPDPIRKDTLAANAYLLAMPGTPCVFYTHYLAYPKEIKAMIDARKLAGVTNTSSYQNYRASTGYYANVVTGTNGKLLVVVGSNANQLIVPTSRYTKLLSGYHYAYYLTNDAETAWADKASGAYEGENLKVKLTAVSANAGVKLVYTTNGTTPTASSTQVASGTEITLPEGETTLKVALLAGGVVGKVITRSYKITAPVPFTPETIRVYVNTDQVGWNSYVNYHSWGGTHTGTAWPGDKVTTTATINGKTWFYKDYTLHKADDYVNFVFNIGTASTASVNQSVDIERVKKTSFFEVSSTKENGKFAINNVTEIVMGIEDVKAAVQQQKGGEYYYTLSGQRLTGKPTQRGVYIHDGKKIVVKE, translated from the coding sequence ATGAAACGTATTTTGACAAGTTTATGTACACTTTTTGTGTGCTTGAGTGCCATATCACAAGGTTGGCCTGCTGGTTATGGTGGCGTAATGTTACAAGGCTTTTATTGGGATTCGTTCTACGATTCGCAGTGGACTGTATTGGAGAAGAAAGCTAATGACTTCTCTGGTTACTTCGATCTTGTATGGGTTCCACAGAGTGGTAAGGCTGCCGCAACGAAGTCAATGGGCTATGATCCGCTCTATTACTTCAATCAGAACTCGTCGTTCGGTACGGAGGCGGAGTTGAGGAGTATGATTACTACCTTTAAGAACAAGCAGATTGGGACGATTGCAGATGTAGTGATTAATCATCACGGAACGAATAATGGATGGTTTGGATTCCCTGCAGAAGTATATAAGGGAGTAACTTATCAGAACCTTTCTACGGATGTTTGTGCTGATGATGACGGTGGAGCAGCTGCCACAGAAGCAAGAAGAACAGGCACTCAGCTCAGTCAGAACAATGACGATGGAGAAGGTTGGGGCGGTATGCGAGACCTTGATCATAAGAGTGCGAACGTTCAGAAGATAGTGAAAGCATACGAAAACTACTTGCTTAACGACCTTGGTTATGCTGGATTCCGTTATGATATGGTGAAGGGATTTGCCGCTTCTCATGTTGGTAATTATAATACAGCGGCTAACGTTACTTATTCCGTAGGTGAGTATTGGGACGGCAATGTGAATACGGTAAAGGCGTGGATTGATGGTACAGGAAAACGTAGTGCAGCCTTCGACTTTGCTTTCCGCTATGCTGTTCGTGATGCTATCAATCAGAATAACTGGAGTGTACTTAGTGATTCAAGACCTACTGGCATCAATGTTGATAATGGAACTTATAAGCAGTATGCCGTTACCTTCGTTGAAAATCATGATGTTCAAGACAGAGGAACGACGAGCGGTTACACTCCAGACCCTATTCGGAAAGATACGCTTGCTGCTAATGCTTACTTGTTGGCTATGCCTGGAACACCTTGTGTTTTCTATACCCATTACCTCGCTTATCCAAAGGAAATAAAGGCAATGATTGATGCTCGTAAGTTGGCTGGTGTAACGAATACGAGCAGTTATCAGAACTACCGCGCTTCTACTGGCTATTATGCGAATGTTGTTACGGGTACGAACGGAAAGCTTTTGGTCGTTGTGGGTAGCAATGCTAACCAACTGATAGTTCCTACTTCACGTTATACAAAGCTCTTGAGTGGTTATCACTATGCTTATTATTTGACTAATGATGCTGAGACTGCTTGGGCTGACAAGGCGAGTGGAGCGTATGAAGGTGAGAACTTAAAGGTTAAGCTAACTGCCGTTTCTGCCAATGCGGGAGTAAAACTTGTTTATACAACGAATGGTACAACACCAACGGCAAGTAGCACGCAGGTGGCTTCTGGAACGGAGATAACGCTTCCTGAGGGCGAAACAACCTTGAAGGTAGCCTTGTTGGCAGGTGGTGTTGTGGGTAAGGTTATTACTCGTAGCTATAAGATTACGGCTCCTGTCCCCTTCACACCAGAGACGATTCGTGTCTATGTGAATACTGATCAGGTGGGTTGGAACTCATACGTGAACTATCATTCATGGGGTGGTACGCATACTGGTACAGCATGGCCAGGTGATAAGGTTACTACAACTGCAACGATAAATGGCAAGACTTGGTTCTATAAGGACTATACACTCCATAAAGCTGATGACTACGTAAATTTCGTCTTCAATATTGGTACAGCTTCTACTGCTAGTGTCAACCAGTCAGTCGATATTGAACGTGTGAAGAAAACGTCATTCTTTGAAGTCTCATCAACGAAGGAGAATGGTAAGTTCGCCATCAACAATGTAACGGAGATAGTTATGGGTATTGAGGATGTCAAAGCTGCAGTTCAGCAGCAGAAAGGCGGTGAGTATTACTATACACTCTCTGGTCAACGACTCACGGGTAAACCAACGCAACGTGGAGTCTATATTCATGATGGTAAAAAGATAGTTGTGAAAGAGTAA
- a CDS encoding RagB/SusD family nutrient uptake outer membrane protein has product MNTKFKYIFSTAALLLSVGFTSCIGDLDVKPIDPNLNTKENTSPESAFNKCYAHIAMAGNGGANGDSDVDGIDGGTSGYVRQLFNSQELTTDEAICAWGDEGISNMNFDSYDASHPMLKGFYYRLYAGITYCNQYLADFGDYNATMSAEVRFIRALNYYYLLDGWGNVPFTTAISSAKPARIQRADLYKWLIDELKNEVEPNLNDASPKTSATTGYGRVDKAAAWMLLARLYMNAEVYTGTADWTNAKLYAKKVIDSPYKLYTTKKGQWSAYQQLFMGDNGENGASVEAIFPILQDGLKTTSYGTTLYLMAGSNDNSEHIKSATVAGNNTTGGWAGNRMRTDLVLKFFPNNDAPNVAAYAMPAAADDDRALFDGEGRNVSNGDDEKGVKVFTNGFSVCKFNNFKTDGSAGHNSLFPDADFFLMRAAEAYLMYAEADARQNNGTTTAQGTAYINALRTRANATTQTAYSLRQICDEWSREFYFEGLRRTTLIRFGYFGGNVNYNWSWKGGVKNGRNFDSHLNLFPIPTSDMVANKANLIQNPGY; this is encoded by the coding sequence ATGAATACTAAATTCAAATATATATTCTCTACAGCAGCACTTTTGCTGTCAGTAGGGTTCACCTCTTGTATAGGCGATTTGGATGTAAAACCAATTGATCCAAACCTTAATACAAAGGAAAATACGTCGCCAGAAAGCGCATTCAATAAGTGCTATGCTCATATTGCTATGGCTGGTAACGGTGGAGCTAATGGTGATAGCGATGTTGATGGTATCGATGGTGGAACCAGTGGTTACGTACGTCAGCTATTCAATTCACAGGAGTTGACCACTGATGAGGCTATCTGCGCATGGGGTGATGAGGGTATTTCTAACATGAACTTCGATAGTTATGACGCTTCACATCCAATGTTGAAGGGTTTTTACTATCGTCTTTATGCGGGTATCACCTATTGCAATCAGTATCTTGCAGACTTCGGTGACTACAACGCAACGATGTCAGCAGAGGTTCGTTTCATCCGTGCTTTGAATTATTACTATCTCTTGGACGGATGGGGTAATGTTCCTTTCACAACAGCAATATCTTCTGCTAAGCCAGCTCGCATCCAGCGTGCAGACCTTTATAAGTGGCTTATTGATGAATTGAAGAATGAGGTTGAGCCTAATTTGAACGATGCAAGTCCTAAGACTTCAGCCACTACTGGTTATGGTCGTGTCGACAAAGCTGCTGCTTGGATGCTCTTGGCTCGTCTTTATATGAATGCTGAGGTTTATACAGGTACTGCTGATTGGACTAATGCTAAGTTATATGCAAAGAAGGTTATCGACTCTCCTTATAAGCTCTATACCACCAAGAAGGGTCAGTGGAGTGCTTATCAGCAACTCTTTATGGGCGATAATGGTGAGAATGGTGCTTCTGTTGAGGCTATCTTCCCTATCCTTCAGGATGGTTTGAAGACTACTTCATATGGTACAACCCTCTATCTCATGGCTGGTTCTAACGACAACAGCGAGCATATCAAGAGTGCTACCGTTGCAGGTAACAATACAACTGGTGGTTGGGCTGGTAACCGTATGCGTACAGACCTCGTATTGAAGTTCTTCCCAAATAACGATGCTCCTAATGTTGCTGCATACGCTATGCCAGCAGCTGCAGATGACGATCGTGCCCTCTTTGATGGTGAAGGTCGTAATGTAAGCAATGGTGACGATGAGAAGGGTGTAAAGGTATTTACCAACGGATTCTCTGTTTGTAAGTTTAATAACTTTAAGACGGACGGCAGTGCAGGTCATAACTCGCTCTTCCCAGACGCCGACTTCTTCCTCATGCGTGCTGCTGAGGCTTACTTGATGTATGCTGAAGCAGATGCACGTCAGAACAATGGAACGACAACTGCACAGGGAACTGCTTATATCAATGCGCTCCGTACACGTGCTAATGCTACTACTCAGACCGCTTATTCACTCCGCCAGATCTGTGACGAGTGGAGTCGTGAGTTCTACTTCGAAGGCTTGCGTCGTACAACACTTATCCGTTTCGGCTACTTCGGTGGTAATGTTAATTACAACTGGAGCTGGAAGGGTGGTGTGAAGAACGGCCGTAACTTCGACTCTCATCTTAACCTCTTCCCAATTCCGACAAGTGATATGGTTGCTAATAAAGCCAACTTGATTCAGAATCCGGGCTATTAA
- a CDS encoding S41 family peptidase translates to MRKLFLAFGLWLLAFSGSVMAQSTAEKEHNFKVAKNLETFSAIYKYLDLMYVDSLNADEVIGTGINYMLRSLDPYTIYYPEEKVKDLDMMISGKYAGVGALIRYNFLLNNTVIDEPYENMPAAEVGLKKGDVILAIGDSSMVGKDVSYVSNHLRGDAGTTFVLTIQRPSTNKKMKFKITRRAIQLPAVPYYGVQDGGVGYLNLNSFTTGCAKEVRRAFLDMKKRGMTSLVFDLRNNGGGSLQEAIDIVNMFVPKGITLVKTVGKMERANKEYKTTVEPIDTVMPIVVLVNDETASASEITSGSLQDLDRAVVLGTRTYGKGLVQVSMDLPYNGNLKLTSSKYYIPSGRCIQAINYKHANGGYTEHVPDSLTHVFHTANGREVRDGGGIKPDVEVRPDSLPNIAFYLASSGRDSTEVMWNWELQYLKKHPTIGPAKTFVISDADFEDFKQAVLKSGFKYDRESKKYLENLVKLAKFEGYYDDAKGEFDALEKKLNHNIAKDLDYNKQTLKKLLTSDLVSVYYYQKGSLENSLQFDKQWKKAVEILKNPAEYKKLLQPVVGQPLVKLEPASNVAVDKKQKSKAK, encoded by the coding sequence ATGAGAAAATTGTTTTTGGCTTTCGGACTCTGGCTGCTTGCTTTCAGTGGGTCTGTTATGGCACAAAGCACTGCAGAAAAAGAACATAACTTCAAGGTAGCAAAGAATCTTGAGACTTTTTCGGCTATTTACAAGTATCTTGACTTGATGTATGTTGATAGCCTCAACGCCGACGAGGTAATCGGGACGGGTATCAATTACATGCTTCGTTCGCTCGACCCTTATACAATTTATTACCCAGAGGAGAAGGTGAAAGATCTCGATATGATGATTTCAGGTAAGTATGCTGGTGTGGGAGCATTGATTCGCTATAACTTCTTATTGAACAATACAGTGATTGATGAACCTTACGAGAATATGCCTGCTGCAGAAGTTGGATTGAAGAAGGGGGATGTCATTCTTGCTATTGGTGACTCGTCAATGGTAGGGAAGGATGTTTCCTATGTCAGCAATCATCTTCGTGGTGATGCTGGTACAACCTTTGTCTTGACCATTCAGCGTCCTTCTACGAATAAGAAGATGAAGTTTAAGATTACTCGTCGAGCTATTCAGCTCCCTGCTGTACCTTATTATGGTGTGCAGGATGGTGGAGTAGGGTATTTGAATCTCAACTCTTTCACTACAGGCTGTGCAAAGGAAGTGCGCCGTGCTTTCCTTGATATGAAGAAACGTGGGATGACTTCGCTTGTATTCGACCTTCGTAACAATGGTGGTGGTAGCTTGCAGGAAGCAATTGATATTGTAAATATGTTTGTACCGAAAGGTATTACTCTCGTGAAGACGGTCGGTAAGATGGAGCGTGCAAACAAAGAGTATAAAACGACAGTGGAACCCATTGATACCGTTATGCCGATTGTTGTATTGGTGAATGATGAGACGGCGAGTGCCAGTGAGATTACCAGTGGTAGTCTGCAAGACCTTGATCGTGCGGTAGTCCTCGGTACACGAACCTATGGCAAGGGTCTTGTACAGGTGTCAATGGATCTTCCTTATAATGGAAACTTAAAACTCACATCGAGTAAGTATTATATCCCAAGCGGACGCTGTATACAAGCAATCAACTATAAGCATGCAAATGGCGGATATACCGAGCATGTGCCAGACTCGCTAACACATGTGTTCCACACGGCAAACGGACGTGAGGTGCGTGATGGTGGTGGTATCAAGCCAGATGTTGAGGTGCGTCCAGACTCTCTACCAAACATAGCTTTCTATCTTGCTTCCTCTGGTCGTGATTCAACAGAGGTAATGTGGAATTGGGAACTACAGTATCTAAAGAAGCATCCAACAATCGGACCAGCAAAGACATTTGTTATTTCAGATGCTGATTTTGAAGACTTCAAGCAAGCTGTATTGAAGAGTGGTTTCAAGTATGACCGTGAGAGTAAGAAATACTTGGAGAACCTTGTGAAACTGGCTAAGTTCGAAGGCTATTATGATGATGCGAAAGGTGAGTTCGATGCCTTAGAGAAGAAGTTAAATCATAATATTGCTAAAGATCTTGATTATAATAAGCAGACATTAAAAAAGTTGTTGACGAGTGATCTTGTTTCAGTTTATTACTATCAGAAAGGCTCCTTAGAGAATAGTCTGCAGTTTGATAAGCAGTGGAAAAAGGCAGTGGAAATCTTGAAGAATCCTGCAGAGTATAAGAAACTCTTGCAGCCTGTTGTTGGTCAGCCTTTGGTTAAACTCGAACCAGCAAGCAATGTAGCTGTTGATAAAAAGCAGAAGTCAAAGGCGAAATAA